Proteins encoded by one window of Xiphophorus couchianus chromosome 13, X_couchianus-1.0, whole genome shotgun sequence:
- the crabp2b gene encoding cellular retinoic acid-binding protein 2b, with the protein MENKVTDFSGKWKMKSSENFEELLKALGVNVFLRKIAVAAASSPAVEITQQGETLSIKTSTSVRTTNVSFTVGQSFNEATVDGRPCTSFPKWETDRKISCEQTLPKGDGLKTAWTRELTNDGELILTMTAGDVVCTRVYERE; encoded by the exons ATGGAGAACAAAGTGACAGATTTCtctggaaaatggaaaatgaagtCATCGGAAAACTTCGAGGAGCTTTTGAAAGCTCTGG GTGTTAATGTGTTCCTGAGGAAGATTGCAGTGGCGGCAGCGTCCAGCCCGGCAGTGGAAATCACCCAGCAAGGAGAAACCCTTTCCATTAAAACATCCACCAGCGTCCGCACCACCAATGTGTCTTTCACCGTGGGTCAGTCCTTCAACGAGGCCACAGTTGATGGACGGCCCTGCACG AGTTTTCCAAAGTGGGAGACAGACCGAAAGATTAGCTGTGAACAGACTTTACCAAAAGGTGATGGACTGAAGACTGCGTGGACCAGAGAACTGACTAATGACGGAGAGCTCATACTG ACGATGACTGCTGGGGACGTTGTCTGCACCAGAGTTTATGAAAGGGAATGA
- the mrps21 gene encoding small ribosomal subunit protein bS21m, with amino-acid sequence MARHLRFIARTVMVQDGNVDTAYKTLNRILTQDGIIDAVKRKRYFEKPCRERRRKSFENCRRIYHMEMARKIAFISRTNREDPWLGC; translated from the exons ATGGCGCGGCACCTTCGTTTCATAGCTCGGACGGTGATGGTCCAAGATGGCAATGTCGATACCGCGTACAAGACCTTGAACAG AATCCTAACCCAGGATGGGATCATCGACGCAGTGAAGCGCAAACGCTACTTCGAGAAGCCCTGCCGAGAGCGACGGCGGAAAAGCTTTGAGAACTGCAGGCGCATTTACCACATGGAAATGGCACGAAAGATTGCTTTTATTTCCAGGACAAACAGAGAGGACCCCTGGCTCGGTTGCTAG